A stretch of the Cheilinus undulatus linkage group 11, ASM1832078v1, whole genome shotgun sequence genome encodes the following:
- the si:ch73-217n20.1 gene encoding complement receptor type 1, whose translation MRNVIGTVLLLFFVLLTSAQVPKQCSAPLEYPHTILEQKYISRQKFSHNEKVYYRCEEDFIPYRGVPKVQCVDGAWTKLTLKCEKRSCGNAGELPNGQFIYEGNSYIGERVYAECNEGYTLKGLNYLICKKSGWTGEVPTCEEGQATCSSPTVANSVSSGRDVSVYQLGENVNFSCSLGFQLEGAQRITCGPGGQWQPELPRCLPKKTPEKEGGCGVPQVSENSNANLADKYIMMTSFSSGDKVYYMCDIGYVAAGGSRYRRCSEGKWSPLRLKCERWSCGSAGEIANGQFIYKGVLFGDTATAVCDEGFHLVGQAHRICMSTGWDGRVPVCEAVTCEAPPPVINADMIGSEDPPYTYRRVIQYQCRVGVLTGKREIWCTKDGTWSHPPPTCKEITCPPPNVRNAYWTHAQKKAHQPRDTVMIQCKRGYIMSGPDVLTCGTNGQWSPFLPQCTGRSRRIHHRG comes from the exons ATGAGGAACGTCATTGGGACCGTTCtgcttttattctttgttttactcacctcag cTCAGGTACCAAAGCAATGTTCTGCACCTTTGGAGTACCCGCACACCATACTGGAGCAGAAGTACATCAGCAGACAGAAGTTCAGCCACAATGAGAAAGTTTATTATCGCTGTGAAGAGGACTTCATTCCTTACAGAGGAGTCCCGAAAGTTCAGTGTGTGGACGGAGCGTGGACCAAACTCACCCTGAAATGCGAAA AGAGATCCTGCGGTAATGCCGGGGAACTACCAAATGGACAGTTTATTTATGAGGGGAATTCTTACATCGGTGAGAGAGTTTATGCAGAGTGTAATGAGGG TTACACCTTGAAAGGGCTCAACTACCTGATATGCAAGAAGTCAGGCTGGACCGGAGAAGTCCCGACATGTGAAG AGGGACAGGCCACCTGCTCCTCTCCCACAGTGGCTAACTCAGTGAGCAGCGGTAGAGATGTTTCTGTGTACCAGCTGGGAGAAAACGTCAACTTCAGCTGCAGTCTGGGTTTCCAGCTAGAGGGAGCTCAGAGGATCACCTGTGGTCCTGGTGGTCAGTGGCAGCCTGAGCTGCCCCGATGTCTGCCcaaaaaaactcctgaaaaagAAG GAGGATGTGGTGTTCCACAAGTCAGCGAGAACTCCAACGCCAACCTGGCTGATAAATACATCATGATGACTTCCTTCTCTTCTGGTGATAAAGTGTATTACATGTGTGATATCGGATATGTTGCAGCAGGTGGCAGTAGATATCGCAGGTGCAGCGAGGGGAAGTGGTCGCCTCTTAGGCTCAAGTGTGAAC GATGGTCCTGTGGCTCTGCTGGAGAGATTGCCAATGGACAGTTTATCTACAAGGGAGTTCTGTTTGGAGACACTGCTACAGCTGTGTGTGATGAAGG GTTTCATCTTGTGGGACAAGCACACAGGATCTGCATGAGTACAGGCTGGGATGGACGTGTTCCTGTCTGTGAAG CTGTGACATGTGAAGCTCCTCCACCGGTGATAAACGCAGACATGATTGGCTCTGAGGATCCACCGTACACATACAGGAGAGTGATTCAATACCAGTGTCGGGTGGGAGTCCTCACTGGAAAAAGGGAGATCTGGTGCACCAAGGATGGGACGTGGAGTCATCCTCCTCCTACATGCAAAG AGATAACATGTCCACCCCCAAATGTGCGAAACGCCTATTGGACACATGCACAAAAGAAGGCGCATCAGCCCAGGGACACTGTAATGATCCAGTGTAAGCGTGGTTACATAATGTCCGGCCCAGACGTTCTCACGTGTGGTACTAATGGTCAGTGGTCACCTTTCCTTCCTCAATGCACTGGCAGAT CACGTCGTATCCACCACAGGGGCTAA